Proteins from a genomic interval of Trifolium pratense cultivar HEN17-A07 linkage group LG6, ARS_RC_1.1, whole genome shotgun sequence:
- the LOC123888890 gene encoding E3 ubiquitin-protein ligase rnf168-like isoform X2, with amino-acid sequence MVESEEQNRSPVIRKKTSMGSNSQNVISLISPRFKSAAAMAGWDEEALLLATLIVEDTPDRDSKQKRRFVLNSKSPLSNSSRAQRNPPQPIILDLDDEETPQKDVGKKKKEKKICVTEESKVKEKELTQKGIDVNSTSSSLPCMDKLREELSCAICLEICFEPSTTPCGHSFCRKCLRSAADKCGKKCPKCRQLISNGRSCTVNTVLWNTIQLLFPQEIEARKAAAVTENNRQAPAQNPIPETTFYNNQRNRGIQPYPSSRAMSSRRYETPTETDEDAALARLLQREIDGLSNQRAMATTRVSSVRGRTRRGVSAQDEDAAFALRLQREEFMHAFRGSSNNQEQSSSSSSSLARSNLRAMATRAMNIRIRDQRM; translated from the exons atggTGGAAAGTGAAGAACAAAATCGAAGTCCAGTGATCCGAAAGAAAACGTCGATGGGATCGAATAGCCAAAATGTGATCTCACTTATCAGTCCAAGATTCAAATCTGCTGCTGCTATGGCTGGTTGGGATGAAGAAGCACTTTTACTTGCAACTCTCATTGTTGAAGATACACCTGATAGAGATTCAAAACAGAAGAGGCGTTTTGTTTTGAATTCTAAATCTCCACTCTCCAATTCATCAAG AGCTCAGAGGAATCCTCCACAACCAATTATTCTTGATCTCGATGATGAAGAAACTCCCCAAAAGG ATGTTggtaaaaagaagaaagaaaagaaaatctgTGTTACTGAAGAAAGTAAAGTTAAAGAAAAGGAATTGACTCAAAAGGGTATTGATGTCAATTCAACTAGTTCTTCTCTTCCTTGTATGGATAAGCTGAGAGAAGAGCTTTCATGTGCT ATTTGTTTAGAGATATGCTTTGAGCCAAGTACCACTCCTTGTGGTCACAG CTTTTGTAGAAAATGTCTGAGATCTGCTGCAGATAAGTGTGGCAAAAAGTGTCCTAAGTGTAGGCAATTGATAAG CAATGGACGATCGTGCACCGTGAACACGGTTCTTTGGAACACAATTCAACTGCTATTTCCTCAAGAAATTGAAGCAAGGAAAGCAGCTGCTGTCACTGAGAATAATAGACAAGCACCAGCGCAGAATCCAATTCCCGAAACAACATTTTACAATAACCAAAGGAATAGAGGTATACAACCATATCCATCAAGTAGGGCTATGAGTTCGAGGAGATATGAAACACCGACAGAGACTGATGAGGATGCTGCATTGGCTAGATTGTTACAAAGAGAAATTGATGGACTGAGCAATCAAAGGGCAATGGCAACAACAAGGGTTTCAAGTGTAAGAGGAAGGACAAGAAGAGGGGTTTCGGCACAAGATGAAGATGCTGCTTTTGCTCTAAGGTTGCAAAGAGAGGAGTTTATGCATGCTTTTAGGGGGAGTAGCAACAACCAGGAGCAATCATCTTCTTCGTCCTCATCATTAGCTAGATCAAATTTGAGGGCAATGGCAACTAGAGCGATGAATATTCGTATTAGAGATCAAAGGATGTAA
- the LOC123888890 gene encoding E3 ubiquitin-protein ligase rnf168-like isoform X1, whose amino-acid sequence MVESEEQNRSPVIRKKTSMGSNSQNVISLISPRFKSAAAMAGWDEEALLLATLIVEDTPDRDSKQKRRFVLNSKSPLSNSSRKRRAQRNPPQPIILDLDDEETPQKDVGKKKKEKKICVTEESKVKEKELTQKGIDVNSTSSSLPCMDKLREELSCAICLEICFEPSTTPCGHSFCRKCLRSAADKCGKKCPKCRQLISNGRSCTVNTVLWNTIQLLFPQEIEARKAAAVTENNRQAPAQNPIPETTFYNNQRNRGIQPYPSSRAMSSRRYETPTETDEDAALARLLQREIDGLSNQRAMATTRVSSVRGRTRRGVSAQDEDAAFALRLQREEFMHAFRGSSNNQEQSSSSSSSLARSNLRAMATRAMNIRIRDQRM is encoded by the exons atggTGGAAAGTGAAGAACAAAATCGAAGTCCAGTGATCCGAAAGAAAACGTCGATGGGATCGAATAGCCAAAATGTGATCTCACTTATCAGTCCAAGATTCAAATCTGCTGCTGCTATGGCTGGTTGGGATGAAGAAGCACTTTTACTTGCAACTCTCATTGTTGAAGATACACCTGATAGAGATTCAAAACAGAAGAGGCGTTTTGTTTTGAATTCTAAATCTCCACTCTCCAATTCATCAAG GAAACGCAGAGCTCAGAGGAATCCTCCACAACCAATTATTCTTGATCTCGATGATGAAGAAACTCCCCAAAAGG ATGTTggtaaaaagaagaaagaaaagaaaatctgTGTTACTGAAGAAAGTAAAGTTAAAGAAAAGGAATTGACTCAAAAGGGTATTGATGTCAATTCAACTAGTTCTTCTCTTCCTTGTATGGATAAGCTGAGAGAAGAGCTTTCATGTGCT ATTTGTTTAGAGATATGCTTTGAGCCAAGTACCACTCCTTGTGGTCACAG CTTTTGTAGAAAATGTCTGAGATCTGCTGCAGATAAGTGTGGCAAAAAGTGTCCTAAGTGTAGGCAATTGATAAG CAATGGACGATCGTGCACCGTGAACACGGTTCTTTGGAACACAATTCAACTGCTATTTCCTCAAGAAATTGAAGCAAGGAAAGCAGCTGCTGTCACTGAGAATAATAGACAAGCACCAGCGCAGAATCCAATTCCCGAAACAACATTTTACAATAACCAAAGGAATAGAGGTATACAACCATATCCATCAAGTAGGGCTATGAGTTCGAGGAGATATGAAACACCGACAGAGACTGATGAGGATGCTGCATTGGCTAGATTGTTACAAAGAGAAATTGATGGACTGAGCAATCAAAGGGCAATGGCAACAACAAGGGTTTCAAGTGTAAGAGGAAGGACAAGAAGAGGGGTTTCGGCACAAGATGAAGATGCTGCTTTTGCTCTAAGGTTGCAAAGAGAGGAGTTTATGCATGCTTTTAGGGGGAGTAGCAACAACCAGGAGCAATCATCTTCTTCGTCCTCATCATTAGCTAGATCAAATTTGAGGGCAATGGCAACTAGAGCGATGAATATTCGTATTAGAGATCAAAGGATGTAA